A single genomic interval of Synechococcales cyanobacterium CNB harbors:
- the rplB gene encoding 50S ribosomal protein L2, protein MPIRTYKPTSAGRRNASVNTHAEVTKKRPEKSLVRPLRKKGGRNHHGIITSRGRGGGVKRMYRLIDFRRKDRDGIEGKVIGVEYDPNRSCHIALIEYADGVKRYIPAPAGLKVGRTVVCSSSGPVEPEPGNAMPLRYIPTGLEVHCVEITPGKGGQMCRSAGTSARLSNREGGFATLVLPSGEIRRVPADCRATIGAVGNADHQNRRLGKAGLTRKLGRRPITRGVAKSHHAHPLGGGEGRSKSNRAPCGPTGVPAKGGSTRNRKQHSEKMIIRRRYSRRYGQLK, encoded by the coding sequence ATGCCGATCCGCACATACAAACCGACGAGCGCCGGACGCCGCAACGCCTCCGTGAACACGCACGCGGAAGTGACAAAGAAGCGGCCCGAGAAGTCGCTTGTGCGTCCGCTCCGCAAGAAGGGCGGGCGGAATCACCACGGGATCATCACCTCACGCGGACGGGGCGGCGGCGTGAAGCGGATGTATCGCCTCATCGACTTCCGGCGCAAGGACCGCGACGGCATCGAGGGTAAGGTCATCGGTGTCGAGTACGATCCCAACCGCTCCTGCCACATCGCGTTGATCGAGTACGCGGACGGCGTGAAGCGGTACATTCCCGCGCCTGCCGGGCTGAAGGTGGGGCGCACGGTCGTGTGTTCCAGCAGCGGTCCGGTCGAGCCCGAGCCGGGCAACGCGATGCCGTTGCGGTACATTCCGACCGGCCTGGAAGTGCACTGCGTGGAGATCACGCCGGGCAAGGGTGGGCAGATGTGCCGATCGGCCGGGACGAGCGCGCGGCTGAGCAACCGCGAGGGCGGCTTCGCCACGCTCGTGCTGCCGAGCGGTGAAATCCGGCGCGTGCCTGCGGACTGCCGGGCCACGATCGGCGCGGTCGGCAACGCGGACCACCAGAACCGTCGCCTTGGCAAGGCGGGGCTGACGCGCAAGCTGGGCCGCCGCCCGATCACACGCGGCGTCGCGAAGAGCCACCACGCCCACCCGCTGGGCGGCGGCGAGGGCCGCTCGAAGAGCAACCGTGCGCCGTGCGGTCCGACTGGCGTGCCGGCCAAGGGTGGGAGCACTCGCAATCGGAAGCAGCACAGCGAGAAGATGATCATCCGTCGTCGGTACAGCCGCCGTTACGGGCAGTTGAAGTGA
- a CDS encoding 50S ribosomal protein L22 has translation MSGRDHPRCKAADVARLAESLGCEVRDLARFTSSVRYSRGSTRKARLVADMVRGRTVEDALNVLAFSPKRAATNVRKALSAAVADAEAAEADVGNLIVAESRVDEGAQIKRFRPKDRGRAHQIIKQTSHITIGVEERG, from the coding sequence ATGTCCGGGCGCGATCACCCCCGCTGCAAGGCCGCCGACGTGGCGAGACTGGCCGAGTCGCTCGGGTGCGAGGTTCGCGACCTGGCCCGGTTCACGAGCAGCGTGCGGTACAGCCGCGGCAGCACCCGCAAGGCCCGGCTGGTGGCGGACATGGTCCGCGGGCGCACGGTCGAGGACGCGCTGAACGTGCTCGCGTTCAGCCCGAAGCGTGCGGCGACGAACGTTCGCAAGGCGCTCTCTGCGGCCGTGGCGGACGCGGAAGCGGCGGAAGCGGACGTCGGCAACCTGATCGTCGCCGAGAGCCGCGTGGACGAAGGGGCGCAGATCAAGCGGTTCCGTCCGAAGGACCGCGGTCGTGCCCACCAGATCATCAAGCAGACGAGCCACATCACGATCGGCGTGGAGGAGCGCGGCTGA
- the rpsS gene encoding 30S ribosomal protein S19, producing the protein MGRSLKKGPYVVEKLYRKVERLNQQNKREPVKTWSRRCTIVPEFVGHTFKVHNGRVFIDVFVTEDMVGHKLGEFSATRTFRGHTNKKEGIKAGESA; encoded by the coding sequence ATGGGACGCAGTCTGAAGAAAGGCCCGTACGTCGTGGAGAAGCTCTACCGGAAGGTGGAGCGTCTGAACCAGCAGAACAAGCGCGAGCCGGTGAAGACGTGGTCGCGTCGCTGCACGATCGTGCCGGAGTTCGTGGGGCACACGTTCAAGGTGCACAACGGTCGGGTGTTCATCGACGTGTTCGTCACCGAGGACATGGTGGGGCACAAGCTGGGCGAGTTCAGCGCGACCCGCACGTTCCGCGGGCACACGAACAAGAAGGAAGGCATCAAGGCGGGCGAGTCCGCCTGA
- the rpsQ gene encoding 30S ribosomal protein S17, with the protein MSEAKTESRTTKIGVVETDGRDKTRKVVVRFTARHPKYGKYVQRRTVLHVHDPENESRRGDVVEVTQCRPVSKTKRWRLVRVVERKSERLIEGA; encoded by the coding sequence ATGAGCGAAGCGAAGACGGAATCCAGGACGACGAAGATCGGCGTGGTCGAGACCGACGGGCGCGACAAGACGCGCAAGGTGGTCGTGCGGTTCACCGCGCGGCACCCGAAGTACGGAAAGTACGTGCAGCGGCGGACGGTGCTGCACGTGCACGATCCCGAGAACGAGAGCCGCCGGGGAGACGTGGTGGAGGTGACGCAGTGCCGCCCTGTGAGCAAGACGAAGCGGTGGCGTCTGGTCCGGGTCGTGGAGCGCAAGAGCGAGCGCCTGATCGAGGGCGCGTGA
- the rpmC gene encoding 50S ribosomal protein L29: MTGPEIRRMKDEELTIELRTLREKLFRMRTQAASEKIEDTSLFRKVRRDIARLETERSRRRASVGARA; encoded by the coding sequence ATGACAGGCCCTGAGATCAGGCGGATGAAGGACGAGGAACTGACGATCGAACTGCGCACGCTGCGCGAGAAGCTGTTCAGGATGCGGACGCAGGCCGCGAGCGAGAAGATCGAGGACACGTCGCTCTTCCGGAAGGTGCGGCGTGACATCGCGAGGCTGGAGACGGAGCGGAGCCGGCGCAGGGCGTCGGTCGGGGCGAGAGCGTGA
- the rpsC gene encoding 30S ribosomal protein S3, producing the protein MGQKTHPFGLRLGITEAHRSRWYAPKALYGELLVEDEKIRQHLDKRLNRTPPNAAVSDIHIERTREELKVIIRTARPGLVIGPKGAEVERITQELAYMTGRKVAISIIEIKQPDLDAQLVAEGVAEQLAKRAAFRRVVKTRAEGVMQAGAKGVKILISGRLGGAEMSRQLDVRLGSLPLSTLQAHVDYGFAEARTGYGVIGVKVWIYRGMYDEQQTEEESASRAAGARPRARGRH; encoded by the coding sequence ATGGGACAGAAGACGCACCCGTTCGGACTGAGGCTCGGCATCACGGAGGCGCACCGTTCGCGGTGGTATGCGCCGAAGGCGCTCTACGGGGAACTGCTGGTCGAGGACGAGAAGATTCGCCAGCATCTTGACAAGCGTCTGAACCGGACCCCGCCGAACGCCGCGGTGTCGGACATCCACATCGAGCGCACCCGCGAGGAACTGAAGGTCATCATCCGGACGGCGCGCCCGGGTCTGGTGATCGGCCCGAAGGGTGCCGAGGTCGAGCGCATCACGCAGGAACTGGCGTACATGACGGGCCGGAAGGTGGCGATCTCGATTATCGAGATCAAGCAGCCGGACCTGGACGCGCAGCTGGTGGCCGAGGGCGTGGCGGAGCAGCTGGCCAAGCGGGCGGCGTTCCGTCGCGTGGTCAAGACTCGGGCCGAGGGCGTGATGCAGGCCGGCGCGAAGGGCGTGAAGATCCTGATCTCGGGCCGATTGGGCGGCGCTGAGATGAGTCGCCAGCTGGACGTGCGTCTCGGTTCGCTGCCGCTGAGCACGCTGCAGGCGCATGTGGACTATGGGTTCGCCGAGGCTCGGACGGGCTACGGCGTGATCGGTGTGAAGGTGTGGATCTACCGCGGGATGTACGACGAGCAGCAGACCGAAGAAGAGAGCGCGTCGCGTGCGGCGGGCGCGAGGCCGCGGGCGCGCGGTCGTCACTGA
- a CDS encoding 50S ribosomal protein L23: MNPADVIKRPLLTEKSTLGMNERGHYAFVIDRRASKTDVKRAVETLYGVKVERVWTQNQKGRRRRLRYGWVKEPVVKKASVRLAEGQSIELF, encoded by the coding sequence ATGAACCCTGCGGACGTGATCAAGCGGCCGCTGCTGACCGAGAAGTCCACGCTCGGGATGAACGAGCGCGGGCACTACGCGTTCGTGATCGACCGCCGCGCGTCGAAGACGGACGTGAAGCGGGCGGTCGAGACGCTGTACGGCGTGAAGGTCGAGCGGGTGTGGACGCAGAACCAGAAGGGCCGGCGGCGCCGCCTGCGGTACGGGTGGGTCAAGGAGCCGGTGGTGAAGAAGGCGAGCGTTCGTCTGGCGGAGGGCCAGTCGATCGAGTTGTTCTGA
- the rplP gene encoding 50S ribosomal protein L16, producing the protein MPPYKIPKRVKYRKEFRRVRDRRATKGNYVAFGDYGLQALEGCWLPSNVIEAGRIAAQHLLKREGKLFIRVFPDKPISKKPLETRMGTGKADVEYWAARVRAGTMLFEIAGVPEDVAKQALSRVAMKMPVRCRFVGRRITA; encoded by the coding sequence ATGCCTCCCTACAAGATTCCCAAGCGAGTGAAGTACCGCAAGGAGTTCCGGCGCGTGCGCGATCGCCGCGCGACGAAGGGGAACTACGTCGCGTTCGGGGACTATGGCCTGCAGGCGCTCGAAGGGTGCTGGCTGCCGTCGAACGTGATCGAGGCTGGGCGTATCGCCGCCCAACACCTGCTGAAGCGCGAGGGCAAGCTGTTCATCCGCGTGTTCCCGGACAAGCCCATCAGCAAGAAGCCGCTGGAGACCCGCATGGGCACCGGCAAGGCGGACGTGGAGTACTGGGCGGCGCGGGTGCGTGCGGGGACGATGCTCTTCGAGATCGCGGGCGTGCCGGAGGACGTGGCGAAGCAGGCCTTGTCGCGAGTGGCGATGAAGATGCCGGTGCGGTGCCGGTTCGTGGGCCGGCGGATCACGGCGTGA